GAGGATATCGTGGCCCAGCTCCGATCCTCACTCCCGGAGACCGACATTCAGGCACTGCAATCCATCGTCAAGCAGCGCATGTACTCGGTCAATTTCGTCAAACAGCTCATCCTCACCGTCAGTCTGGTCATCCTGTTCATAGCCTGCTGCATGGTGGGCGTGACCATGCTCGCCTCGGTCAATGAGCGCATCAAGGAGATCGGCCTCATGCGTTCCCTTGGTTTCAGCCGGGGCAGCATCTTTTCCATTTTCTGCTTCGAAGCCATGCTCATAGGCCTCGGATCCGGGGTCATCGGCTATGTCGGCGGCTATTGGCTCAGTCTGAAGGTGCTGTCCATGCTGGACATGGCCGAAGGCGCGGTCGTTTCGTTCAATCTCGGTCATCTGGCCTTGACCGGTCTGTTCATAGTGACCGTGTCCGTGCTGTCCGCGTTTTTCCCGGCCTGGAAGGCGGCCTCTGTGGAACCGTCTGAAGCCCTCATCTCTCTTTAGGAGCATCACATGTTTGAAGCCAGGAACATTATCAAAACATTCCGGTCAGATGGCGTGGAGACCCATGCCCTGAACGGTGTGACCATCAATGTCGAGCCAGGGCAGTTCGTGTCCATCGTGGGGCGGTCCGGTTCGGGAAAGACCACCTTCCTGAACGTATTGTCCACCTTGCTCGCCCCGGACTCAGGAGAGCTTCTCTACAATGGCCGGGACATCACGGCCTTTACTCCGGCTCAACTCAACCGGTTGCGGCGCAGGGATTTTGCCGTGATTTTCCAATTCCACCACTTGTTGCCCTACCTGTCGGCGCGTGAGAACGTGCTGCTTCCGTACATGCAGGGATTCGGACTGGTGTCGAATGAAGCGAAAAAACGTGCCGATCAGTGCCTGGAACGGGTGGGATTGTCGGGAAAGGGGGCCAAGCTTCCCGGACATCTTTCGGG
This DNA window, taken from Pseudodesulfovibrio sp. S3, encodes the following:
- a CDS encoding ABC transporter ATP-binding protein — encoded protein: MFEARNIIKTFRSDGVETHALNGVTINVEPGQFVSIVGRSGSGKTTFLNVLSTLLAPDSGELLYNGRDITAFTPAQLNRLRRRDFAVIFQFHHLLPYLSARENVLLPYMQGFGLVSNEAKKRADQCLERVGLSGKGAKLPGHLSGGEQQRVAIARALVKQSALLFADEPTGNLDKETGESIMDLLADLKGEGLSIVMVTHDNEYAGRADRVVSMDDGRIVG